In Bdellovibrionales bacterium, the genomic stretch AGGCGCAAGACCTATCGGCTTCTGAGAGTATTGCCATGAACGCTCCGCTCTTTAAGTTTGCCGATGAGGCAGATGCGGAAAGCAAAAGAATTTTTGCCCACTCGCAAAGTGTGAGCCCGCAAGGGGCCGCAAAGCTGACGGCTCAGAGTCTCGCGGTATTGATTGGTGTGACTTCACAGGTGTTAAGGACAAATTCGATGATGCTAAAGACCCTGGGCCAAAATATGGCGTTACAAAACCGAAAAGAAAAACTCCAATCCTCGCAATTTAAGGCTCAGTACGATGGCCTTTCTAGTGGATTTAAATCGATTCCGAAAGACACCAAGCTCGGAAGCCTCAAGTCAGGAGATTAAATGCCAGACTTTAATTTAATGGGCTCATTGATGAGGGACCTTCATCAGGAGTTCGTAAGGATTTATTATCTGATGCTGCCAGTGTTCTTTTGCCTATCGGTCGTAGTCACTTGGATGAGATCCAGTGGTTCGGGCTTAGATTTTGTCGATGTTTTGAAACGAGCTTTGATCTCGACACTGCTGTTGGTGGCGTTGCCAGAAATTAGCCAAGCAATTATTTTTATCGCCGACGGGATTGCCGAAAAAATTGATAATTTAAACAGCCTTGATATGGCGATTCGTATGGCTGAAGAAAAAAGCCAAAGTTATTCGGGTTCGGTCGCAAGTTTGCTTCTGCAGTTTAACGATTTGATCGTGGCTGTCCTGTCGTTCTTGAGTTTTTTGATTTTGTACATCGCAAGATACATCACCATCGCAATGTATCACTTTTTTTGGCTCTTCTACATGGTCTCAGCCCCGCTGTTGCTGCTATTTAATTTGTTTCCCTCAACCGGGAATATTACGGCGAACCTCTTTCGGGGAATGATCGAGGTGGCCTGTTGGAAAATTGTTTGGGCCATTTTGGGGGCGATGCTGGTCTCGCTTTCTTTCGGAGATGCTTACAGAGCCGAGGGGAACTATTTGACGATCATCGTGATGAACTTTGTGATTGCGATTGCAATGCTGGCTACACCACTTTTGGTGAAATCAATTGCAAGCCAGGGGGCGCACGCAATGTCATCAAGTCTTGGTCAAACCGCCGTGAATGCTATGGCCGCAGTTCCGACGAAAGGTCTAAGTATCGCCGCGAGAGGAAAAGCCTCGATGGACGGCGTGGGTCACTACGCGAAATCGAAAGTATCTAATTATAAATTTGAGAAGAAAAAACGTGCCGACGTTTATCGGTCTTAGAAAAAGGAAACTTATGAATCAAGCCATCAAACTCAAAATGAAAGAACTCCCGCAGGCTCTTTCAGAACTCATGCACTCGAACCAATTTTTGAAAATATCAGCTTTTTCGGCCTACTTGCTATGTGGGCTCTTGATCACGCTGCTATTTTATCAAGCCGTTAAGCCAACAGCCGTTTTAACTCTAACTCCTGATGGGTCGCTTTATCAGTCAGCACCTCTACCGAAACCCGAGGTTGAGATTGAGCGCGCCGTTCGGGAGTACATCAAATACCGTTACAACTGGGAGCCCAAAACAGTTGCCACAAGAATCGATGAGGCTCAGGATTTTATTTTGCCTACAACACGTAAAACTTTCGAGGCCTCAATGGCAAATGTCGTGAAGTTTTCTACCGAGAAGCTCGTTGCTCAAAAGGTTTATCCTGAGAAAATTCAGATCAACTTGAATAAAGGTACAGCCTTGGTCCTTGGCGATCGAATCACTTCGATTCAAGGGATCAAAGCCGCTGGAGATTTGCGGCTTGAGCTGACCGTAGATTCTGGACCTCGAACAAAGAGCAACCCCTGGGGTGTCTATATCGCCAAAGAAGTGGAGGGACAATGAAGACAGCTTGCTACTGCCGCGTCTCAACGGAACTCCAACAAGGCGGTATGGAGTCCCAAATCCGAGTTTTAAAAACATATTGCGAGCAAAATAAGATTCTGGATGCCGAGTTTTATACTGATGAAGGGATTAGCGGCACAAAATCAAGTCGTCCTGCTTTGGACCGTATGATGGCTGCTGTGGAGGCTGGAGAAATTTCTACGATCATTGTTTACTCATTTTCTCGTTTTGCTCGAAGTACAACCCATCTCTTAAATGCGTTGCAGGTTTTTAAGAAGAAGGGAGTTCAGTTCGTAAGTTTGACTGAAAAGATTGATACCAACAGTGCCGTGGGAGTAGCTATTTTTTCGATTTTGGCATCGATCTCTCAGCTAGAAAGAGATTTAATCGCTGACCGCGTAAAGATTGGTCTCGCCAACGCTCGCGCCAAGGGCCGCTTAATTGGCAGAAAAAAGATGCGTGATTCTGATCTTATTCGCAAGCTTCTAAAAAGCGGCGTTTCTTACCGGCAGATTGGAGTGATCGCGAAAGTCAGTCATGGAAGTGTTTCGGCAGAAAAGGCGGCTATGAAGCGAGAAGAGGCAGAGCTAAAGAAAAAACTTGAGGCGCAGGCCGAAGCTGAGAGGGAGCTGCAAACTCTTGTCGGCGCGAGTTTTCCTGTGGCACCGCCCAGCAGTGAGCCATCGGCCACTTGAGCTTGTTCAAGAACCATAGAGATTTGCGAAGAAAGCAAAACTCAAT encodes the following:
- a CDS encoding recombinase family protein, whose amino-acid sequence is MKTACYCRVSTELQQGGMESQIRVLKTYCEQNKILDAEFYTDEGISGTKSSRPALDRMMAAVEAGEISTIIVYSFSRFARSTTHLLNALQVFKKKGVQFVSLTEKIDTNSAVGVAIFSILASISQLERDLIADRVKIGLANARAKGRLIGRKKMRDSDLIRKLLKSGVSYRQIGVIAKVSHGSVSAEKAAMKREEAELKKKLEAQAEAERELQTLVGASFPVAPPSSEPSAT